In Streptomyces sp. NBC_01426, one genomic interval encodes:
- the paaB gene encoding 1,2-phenylacetyl-CoA epoxidase subunit PaaB, with translation MTQNWPLWEVFVRSRRGLSHTHAGSLHAPDAEMALRNARDLYTRRNEGVSIWVVPSTGITASSPDERDPFFAPSADKPYRHPTFYEIPEGVRHL, from the coding sequence ATGACGCAGAACTGGCCCCTGTGGGAGGTGTTCGTGCGCTCGCGCCGAGGCCTCTCGCACACGCACGCCGGAAGCCTCCACGCACCGGACGCGGAGATGGCCCTGCGCAACGCCCGTGACCTGTACACGCGGCGCAACGAGGGCGTCTCGATCTGGGTGGTGCCCTCCACCGGGATCACCGCCTCGTCCCCCGACGAGCGGGACCCGTTCTTCGCCCCGTCCGCCGACAAGCCGTACCGGCACCCCACCTTCTACGAGATCCCCGAGGGGGTGCGTCACCTGTGA
- a CDS encoding HTTM domain-containing protein: protein MVDGLTPGARARARAAAGRALAQVTGRALGPYQSAVVRIGFSATWLFFLLREFPHRHELYGPDSPWGWGMAERLIASNRAFTVLMWTDATWWFELVYGVSVLASVLLMLGWRTRATSLLFMIGVLSLQNRSVFMGDGGDNVVHLMAMYLVLTRCARVWSLDARRARLHGSASAGAAGPVLWSVLGLLFAYGAVTGRFGAGWLAAFAALWVVLGLWWLVDRFEPEGEGRAVLDVLANLLHNAGMLVIMAEVCLIYATAGWYKIQGSRWQDGTALYYPLGLDYFTPWPGLSGMLAGSGTMVMLLTYGTVAVQVAFPFTLFNRRIKNVLLAVMMLEHAGIAVLLGLPFFSLAMIAADAVFLPKVFLIWLGARAGALRRRDPAAEGPPPGPLDVPAPAPAEVAR, encoded by the coding sequence GTGGTGGACGGTCTGACGCCGGGCGCGCGGGCGCGGGCCCGCGCCGCCGCCGGGCGGGCACTGGCGCAGGTCACCGGCCGGGCGCTGGGGCCGTACCAGAGCGCCGTGGTGCGCATCGGGTTCTCCGCGACCTGGCTGTTCTTCCTGCTGCGGGAGTTCCCCCACCGGCACGAGCTGTACGGGCCGGACAGTCCCTGGGGCTGGGGGATGGCCGAGCGGCTGATCGCCTCGAACCGGGCCTTCACGGTACTGATGTGGACCGACGCGACCTGGTGGTTCGAGCTCGTCTACGGCGTGTCCGTGCTCGCGAGCGTGCTGCTGATGCTGGGCTGGCGGACGCGGGCGACGTCCCTGCTCTTCATGATCGGCGTGCTGTCCCTCCAGAACCGCAGCGTCTTCATGGGGGACGGCGGGGACAACGTCGTCCACCTGATGGCGATGTACCTCGTGCTCACCCGGTGCGCGCGGGTCTGGTCCCTCGACGCCCGCCGGGCACGGCTGCACGGCTCGGCCTCGGCCGGTGCGGCGGGGCCCGTGCTGTGGAGCGTGCTCGGGCTGCTCTTCGCGTACGGGGCGGTGACCGGGCGGTTCGGCGCCGGCTGGCTCGCCGCCTTCGCGGCGCTGTGGGTGGTGCTCGGGCTGTGGTGGCTCGTCGACCGCTTCGAGCCGGAGGGGGAGGGCCGGGCCGTCCTCGACGTCCTGGCGAACCTGCTGCACAACGCGGGCATGCTGGTGATCATGGCGGAGGTCTGCCTGATCTACGCCACGGCGGGCTGGTACAAGATCCAGGGCTCGCGCTGGCAGGACGGCACCGCGCTGTACTACCCGCTGGGCCTGGACTACTTCACCCCCTGGCCGGGGCTGTCCGGGATGCTGGCGGGCAGCGGGACGATGGTGATGCTGCTGACCTACGGGACGGTCGCGGTACAGGTCGCCTTCCCGTTCACGCTGTTCAACCGGCGGATCAAGAACGTGCTGCTGGCGGTGATGATGCTGGAGCACGCCGGGATCGCGGTGCTGCTCGGACTGCCGTTCTTCTCGCTGGCGATGATCGCGGCCGACGCGGTCTTCCTGCCGAAGGTGTTCCTCATCTGGCTCGGCGCCCGGGCCGGCGCCCTGCGCCGGCGCGACCCGGCCGCCGAAGGGCCGCCGCCGGGCCCGCTCGACGTTCCGGCCCCGGCCCCGGCCGAGGTCGCGCGCTGA
- a CDS encoding DUF5819 family protein gives MDSNEREPSEQPVPEAVPPGAPGGTEAGPPAVAPPPRAPGIAGLSTPYRVVVALALGVVAVAACGHLVAVFLHVAPSNTLSKRHASTIDAWVYPEFEQNWKLFAPNPLQQNIAVQVRAQVRTPGGELTTDGWRDLSAEDGAAIRHNLLPSHTRQNELRRAWDFFTGSHDENNKPNGDRGALSEEYLRRIAMDRLETREREGDRIVRIQLRSATTAVAAPKWSDEQSDTRTYYRELPWWTV, from the coding sequence ATGGATTCGAACGAGCGCGAGCCTTCGGAACAGCCCGTTCCGGAGGCCGTCCCGCCGGGTGCGCCCGGGGGCACCGAGGCCGGTCCACCGGCCGTCGCACCGCCGCCCAGGGCGCCCGGGATCGCCGGTCTGTCCACCCCGTACCGGGTGGTCGTGGCCCTCGCGCTGGGGGTCGTCGCCGTGGCCGCCTGCGGGCACCTCGTGGCCGTCTTCCTGCACGTGGCCCCGTCCAACACGCTCAGCAAGCGGCACGCGAGCACGATCGACGCCTGGGTCTACCCCGAGTTCGAACAGAACTGGAAGCTCTTCGCCCCCAACCCGCTCCAACAGAACATCGCGGTCCAGGTGCGGGCCCAGGTACGGACCCCGGGCGGCGAGCTGACCACCGACGGCTGGCGCGACCTGTCCGCCGAGGACGGCGCGGCGATCCGACACAACCTGCTGCCGAGCCACACCCGGCAGAACGAGCTGCGGCGGGCCTGGGACTTCTTCACCGGCTCCCACGACGAGAACAACAAGCCCAACGGCGACCGCGGCGCCTTGTCGGAGGAGTACCTGCGCCGCATCGCGATGGACCGGCTGGAGACGCGGGAACGGGAGGGCGACCGGATCGTACGGATCCAGCTGCGCTCGGCGACGACCGCCGTGGCCGCGCCGAAGTGGAGCGACGAGCAGAGCGACACCCGGACCTACTATCGGGAGCTGCCGTGGTGGACGGTCTGA
- the paaA gene encoding 1,2-phenylacetyl-CoA epoxidase subunit PaaA, with the protein MVTVTPESGHDEALGADLGAQLLAAFDAAVAADERVEPRDWMPDEYRASLVRQMAQHAHSEIIGMQPEANWITRAPSLRRKAILMAKVQDEAGHGLYLYSAAETLGTSRDELLDKLHSGRQKYSSIFNYPTLTWADVGAIGWLVDGAAITNQVPICRCSYGPYARAMVRICKEESFHQRQGFELLMALSKGTAEQHAMAQDAVDRWWWPSLMMFGPPDDESAHSAQSMAWRIKRHSNDELRRRFVDIAVPQAEALGLTLPDPDIKWNEESGHHDFGAIDWAEFWDVLKGNGPCNEERLTRRRTAHEEGAWVRDAAAAYAEKQASKASTESEARV; encoded by the coding sequence ATGGTCACAGTGACCCCGGAGTCTGGGCATGACGAAGCCCTGGGGGCCGACCTCGGGGCCCAGCTGCTGGCTGCCTTCGACGCCGCCGTCGCGGCGGACGAGCGAGTGGAGCCGCGCGACTGGATGCCCGACGAGTACCGCGCCTCCCTGGTCCGCCAGATGGCCCAACACGCGCATTCCGAGATCATCGGGATGCAGCCCGAGGCCAACTGGATCACCCGCGCGCCCTCGCTCCGCCGCAAGGCGATCCTGATGGCCAAGGTCCAGGACGAGGCCGGCCACGGCCTGTACCTGTACAGCGCCGCGGAGACCCTCGGCACCAGCCGCGACGAACTGCTCGACAAGCTCCACTCGGGCAGGCAGAAGTACTCGTCGATCTTCAACTACCCCACCCTGACCTGGGCCGACGTCGGCGCGATCGGCTGGCTCGTGGACGGCGCGGCGATCACCAACCAGGTTCCGATCTGCCGCTGCTCCTACGGCCCGTACGCCCGCGCCATGGTCCGGATCTGCAAGGAGGAGTCCTTCCACCAGCGCCAGGGCTTCGAGCTGCTGATGGCGCTCTCGAAGGGCACCGCGGAGCAGCACGCGATGGCGCAGGACGCCGTCGACCGCTGGTGGTGGCCCTCGCTCATGATGTTCGGCCCGCCGGACGACGAGTCGGCGCACTCCGCGCAGTCCATGGCCTGGCGGATCAAGCGGCACTCCAATGACGAGCTGCGCCGGCGGTTCGTGGACATCGCCGTGCCGCAGGCCGAGGCGCTGGGCCTGACGCTGCCCGACCCGGACATCAAGTGGAACGAGGAGAGCGGACACCACGACTTCGGCGCCATCGACTGGGCCGAGTTCTGGGACGTCCTCAAGGGCAACGGCCCCTGCAACGAGGAACGCCTCACGCGCCGCCGCACGGCCCACGAGGAAGGCGCCTGGGTCCGCGACGCGGCCGCGGCGTACGCCGAGAAGCAAGCGAGCAAGGCAAGCACCGAAAGCGAGGCACGGGTATGA
- the paaD gene encoding 1,2-phenylacetyl-CoA epoxidase subunit PaaD: protein MTRLEAELADLAGSVPDPELPVLSLAELGVMRGVRMHGDGHVEVTLTPTYTGCPAIEAMSDDIRRVLTDHGIPEVRVRTVLAPAWSTDDISAEGRRKLAEFGIAPPRPHSAGGPVPLTLSVRCPHCGSTDTELLSRFSSTACKALRRCVACREPFDHFKEL, encoded by the coding sequence ATGACCCGGCTGGAGGCCGAGCTGGCCGACCTGGCCGGGTCGGTCCCCGACCCGGAGCTGCCCGTGCTCAGCCTCGCCGAGCTCGGCGTCATGCGCGGGGTCCGGATGCACGGCGACGGGCACGTCGAGGTCACCCTCACCCCGACCTACACCGGCTGCCCGGCCATCGAGGCCATGTCCGACGACATCCGGCGCGTGCTGACCGACCACGGCATACCGGAGGTCCGGGTCCGGACGGTCCTGGCCCCCGCCTGGTCGACCGACGACATCAGCGCCGAAGGCCGCCGCAAGCTGGCCGAGTTCGGCATCGCCCCGCCCCGCCCCCACTCCGCCGGCGGACCGGTCCCGCTCACCCTGTCGGTCCGCTGCCCCCACTGCGGATCGACCGACACCGAGCTGCTCAGCCGGTTCTCCTCCACCGCGTGCAAGGCGCTGCGCCGCTGCGTCGCCTGCCGTGAACCGTTCGACCACTTCAAGGAGCTCTAG
- the paaN gene encoding phenylacetic acid degradation protein PaaN: MAAEPTVPQLTEKHRPTLDQALSAIRTRAYWSPHPEHPKAYGETAPADGLAAFEALRGTRFELDQPGTDGWTGGEVSPYGPELGVEYPHADPEVLLPAMRAGMAAWRDAGPETRAVVCIEILARISARTHEFAHAVMHTSGQAFMMAFQAGGPHAQDRGLEAVAYAYAEQVRVPGQTDWEKPQGKKDPLKLGKTFTAVPRGIALMIGCNTFPTWNGYPGLFASLATGNAVLVKPHPRAILPLALTVRVAREVLAEAGFDPNLVALAVERPGEGIAKTLAVRPEIKLIDYTGSTEFGDWLEANARQAQVYTEKAGVNTVVLDSTDDYKGMLSNLAFSLSLYSGQMCTTPQNLLIPREGIATDAGHKTYDEVVADLAASVGGLLGDDARANALLGALVNPDVKARLESAAALGEVALASREVANPEFPDAVVRTPVMVKLDAAKADPEAPYLSECFGPVSFAVAVDSTADALELLRRTVREKGAMTVGAYTTSADTERAVEEVCLEESAQLSLNLTGGVFVNQTAAFSDFHGSGGNPAANAALCDGAFVANRFRVVEVRRQA, translated from the coding sequence ATGGCCGCCGAGCCCACCGTCCCCCAGCTGACCGAGAAGCACCGTCCCACCCTGGACCAGGCGCTGTCGGCCATCCGCACCCGCGCCTACTGGTCCCCGCACCCCGAGCACCCCAAGGCCTACGGGGAGACCGCCCCGGCCGACGGGCTCGCGGCGTTCGAGGCGCTGCGCGGCACCCGTTTCGAGCTCGACCAGCCCGGCACCGACGGCTGGACCGGCGGCGAGGTGTCCCCGTACGGCCCCGAGCTGGGCGTCGAGTACCCGCACGCCGACCCGGAGGTGCTGCTGCCCGCGATGCGCGCGGGCATGGCCGCCTGGCGGGACGCCGGGCCCGAGACCCGCGCCGTGGTCTGCATCGAGATCCTCGCCCGGATCTCGGCCCGCACGCACGAGTTCGCCCACGCGGTGATGCACACCAGTGGCCAGGCCTTCATGATGGCGTTCCAGGCGGGCGGCCCCCACGCGCAGGACCGCGGCCTGGAGGCCGTGGCCTACGCGTACGCGGAGCAGGTCCGCGTCCCGGGGCAGACCGACTGGGAGAAGCCGCAGGGCAAGAAGGACCCGCTCAAGCTCGGCAAGACCTTCACCGCCGTGCCGCGCGGCATCGCGCTGATGATCGGCTGCAACACCTTCCCCACCTGGAACGGCTACCCGGGCCTGTTCGCCTCCCTGGCCACCGGGAACGCGGTCCTGGTGAAGCCGCACCCCCGGGCGATCCTCCCGCTCGCGCTGACGGTGCGGGTGGCCCGCGAGGTCCTCGCCGAGGCCGGCTTCGACCCGAACCTGGTGGCGCTGGCGGTGGAGCGGCCGGGCGAGGGCATCGCCAAGACGCTCGCCGTGCGCCCCGAGATCAAGCTGATCGACTACACCGGTTCCACGGAGTTCGGCGACTGGCTGGAGGCCAACGCCCGCCAGGCGCAGGTGTACACGGAGAAGGCCGGCGTGAACACCGTCGTCCTCGACTCCACGGACGACTACAAGGGCATGCTGTCCAACCTGGCGTTCTCGCTGTCCCTCTACAGCGGCCAGATGTGCACCACCCCGCAGAACCTGCTGATCCCGCGCGAGGGCATCGCCACCGACGCCGGACACAAGACGTACGACGAGGTCGTGGCCGACCTCGCGGCCTCGGTCGGCGGCCTGCTGGGCGACGACGCCCGCGCCAACGCCCTGCTGGGCGCGCTGGTCAACCCGGACGTCAAGGCCCGGCTGGAGTCGGCGGCCGCCCTCGGCGAGGTCGCGCTGGCCTCGCGCGAGGTCGCCAACCCGGAGTTCCCGGACGCGGTGGTCCGCACGCCGGTGATGGTCAAGCTGGACGCGGCCAAGGCCGACCCGGAGGCCCCCTACCTCTCGGAGTGCTTCGGCCCGGTGTCCTTCGCGGTCGCGGTCGACTCCACGGCCGACGCGCTGGAGCTGCTGCGCCGCACGGTGCGGGAGAAGGGCGCGATGACCGTGGGCGCGTACACCACGTCGGCGGACACCGAGCGGGCCGTCGAGGAGGTCTGCCTGGAGGAGTCGGCGCAGTTGTCGCTGAACCTGACCGGCGGGGTCTTCGTCAACCAGACGGCGGCCTTCTCGGACTTCCACGGCTCCGGCGGCAACCCGGCCGCCAACGCGGCCCTGTGCGACGGCGCCTTCGTCGCGAACCGGTTCCGCGTGGTGGAGGTCCGCCGCCAGGCCTAA
- a CDS encoding TrmH family RNA methyltransferase has protein sequence MSEQHGEPGQVAREWREAAGREDVVLLDGFHALKHALRFGARIEAVVADDPEAVGALAAELAPDVEERVRGLVRGTELKGLLARVHPTGVAALAVRPDREAGREALRRPGRAAPIVVLDNPRNLGNVGAVVRLAAGFGATGVVTRGDLDPWHPNVVRAGAGLHYATTVDRVDLEDLPPGPLYALDPEGEDIRALTLPDDALLAFGSERHGISPELRARADHLVSLPMRPQVSSYNLATSVAMTLFHWGGPHPEQALPEQL, from the coding sequence ATGAGTGAGCAGCACGGGGAGCCCGGACAGGTCGCGCGGGAGTGGCGGGAGGCCGCGGGGCGGGAGGACGTCGTCCTGCTCGACGGGTTCCACGCGCTGAAGCACGCGCTGCGCTTCGGCGCCCGGATCGAGGCCGTCGTCGCGGACGATCCCGAGGCCGTCGGGGCGCTCGCCGCCGAACTGGCCCCGGACGTGGAGGAACGGGTCCGCGGACTGGTGCGCGGGACGGAACTCAAGGGATTGCTGGCCCGGGTGCACCCCACCGGAGTGGCCGCGCTCGCCGTGCGGCCGGACCGGGAGGCGGGCCGTGAGGCGCTGCGCAGGCCGGGCCGCGCCGCCCCGATCGTGGTCCTGGACAACCCGCGCAACCTCGGCAACGTGGGCGCCGTGGTCCGGCTCGCCGCCGGCTTCGGCGCCACCGGAGTGGTCACGCGGGGCGACCTCGACCCCTGGCACCCCAACGTGGTCCGGGCCGGCGCCGGTCTGCACTACGCGACCACCGTCGACCGGGTCGACCTGGAGGACCTGCCGCCCGGGCCCCTGTACGCGCTCGACCCGGAGGGCGAGGACATCCGTGCCCTCACCCTCCCGGACGACGCCCTGCTCGCCTTCGGCTCGGAACGCCACGGGATCTCGCCCGAGCTGCGGGCCCGCGCCGACCACCTGGTGTCCCTGCCGATGCGGCCGCAGGTCTCCAGCTACAACCTGGCCACCAGCGTGGCCATGACCCTCTTCCACTGGGGCGGGCCCCACCCCGAGCAGGCCCTCCCCGAGCAGCTTTAG
- the paaC gene encoding 1,2-phenylacetyl-CoA epoxidase subunit PaaC — protein MTGTDTTTATGPAALRAATLALGDDALILSHRLGEWAGYAPVLEEEVALANIALDLLGQARVLLSMAGDEDELAFLRDERSFRNLQLVEQPNGDFGHTIARQLYFSLYQHELYTVLAAGDGPFAPLAAKAVKETAYHRDHAEQWTLRLGDGTEESRARMLTALTALWRYTGEMFRPIDGLDGVDWQALEQRWLAAVGDVLERAGLALPEGRRTGAWAAGAGREGLHTESFGRMLAEMQHLHRSHPGASW, from the coding sequence GTGACCGGCACCGACACCACCACCGCGACCGGCCCCGCCGCGCTCCGCGCCGCCACCCTCGCCCTCGGCGACGACGCGCTGATCCTGTCCCACCGCCTCGGCGAGTGGGCGGGTTACGCTCCCGTCCTGGAGGAGGAGGTCGCCCTCGCCAACATCGCCCTCGACCTGCTCGGACAGGCCCGCGTCCTGCTCTCCATGGCCGGGGACGAGGACGAGCTGGCGTTCCTGCGCGACGAGCGGTCCTTCCGCAACCTCCAACTGGTCGAGCAGCCGAACGGCGACTTCGGCCACACCATCGCCCGCCAGCTCTACTTCTCCCTCTACCAGCACGAGCTGTACACGGTGCTGGCCGCGGGCGACGGCCCGTTCGCCCCACTGGCGGCCAAGGCCGTCAAGGAGACCGCGTACCACCGCGACCACGCCGAGCAGTGGACGCTGCGGCTCGGTGACGGCACCGAGGAGAGCCGCGCCCGGATGCTGACCGCGCTGACCGCGCTGTGGCGGTACACCGGGGAGATGTTCCGGCCGATCGACGGGCTCGACGGCGTGGACTGGCAGGCCCTGGAGCAGCGCTGGCTGGCCGCCGTGGGCGACGTCCTGGAGCGGGCCGGGCTCGCCCTGCCCGAGGGTCGGCGCACGGGCGCCTGGGCCGCCGGCGCCGGCCGCGAGGGGCTGCACACCGAGTCGTTCGGGCGGATGCTCGCGGAGATGCAGCACCTGCACCGCAGCCACCCGGGAGCGTCGTGGTGA